The Brachyhypopomus gauderio isolate BG-103 chromosome 12, BGAUD_0.2, whole genome shotgun sequence genome window below encodes:
- the saxo2 gene encoding stabilizer of axonemal microtubules 2 isoform X1: MKRLCICEMCNCGRHRCTHGPTAMWKKSDRTCVVSEYVEKYPAHNSCQPPRSLKPRYEYQGNTGKMEGTTTFRSDFIPYEISQRPRKPKVEYQPNPGEIDLATTYNQDFNPYELQPVVPVRPKERPRAGSTKLDTVPTYKEDFRQWEIQKREIPKPDLSYQPPSTKFGNTTTFQDDFIPRGLVLRESFKPPNIAKQSDAPFEGVTSNQLSYVPHAMEARFVRAPDEYKPSSQPFMGFTTQRHDYQGLRGHQSRSCKPEHTAVSSSTPFQSRTEFRDSFQQWPVSLPQPHKAAEYTSPTANMDLSTTTQTTYIKHNIQPFVSAKPFSRPTRSPAPFQGNTTMREDFKVWETRRRDVIRKPEEMQRASGKMEDLTTFKAHFVQHPPQTNVSCKPLAAPLRTDVPMEDGTMYRTEFTPKKISACPASFTSPPGFVFDDTNESGHRFFRKVASHEKLAPGSNIQAPNAVAVMS, encoded by the exons ATGAAACGGCTGTGTATCTGCGAAATGTGCAACTGTGG CCGCCACCGTTGCACACACGGGCCCACGGCGATGTGGAAGAAAAGCGACAGGACGTGTGTGGTGAGTGAGTACGTGGAGAAGTACCCGGCCCATAACAGCTGCCAGCCCCCCCGCAGCCTCAAGCCCAGGTACGAGTATCAGGGCAACACGGGCAAGATGGAGGGGACGACCACCTTCAG GTCCGATTTCATTCCGTATGAAATCAGCCAGCGTCCCAGGAAGCCCAAGGTGGAGTACCAACCGAACCCAGGTGAAATAGACCTGGCCACCACGTACAACCAGGACTTCAACCCCTATGAGCTGCAGCCAGTGGTACCTGTGCGGCCTAAGGAGCGGCCACGAGCTGGCAGCACCAAACTGGACACGGTGCCCACCTACAAAG AGGACTTTCGTCAGTGGGAAATTCAGAAGCGGGAGATACCCAAACCAGATCTGTCTTACCAGCCACCATCTACGAAGTTTGGGAACACGACAACATTCCAAGACGACTTCATCCCGAGAGGCCTGGTTCTCCGAGAAAGCTTCAAGCCTCCAAACATAGCCAAGCAATCAGATGCTCCTTTTGAGGGCGTGACCAGCAACCAGCTCTCCTACGTGCCCCATGCCATGGAGGCACGCTTTGTCCGAGCCCCAGATGAGTACAAGCCTAGCAGCCAGCCTTTCATGGGCTTCACAACCCAGCGACACGACTACCAGGGCCTGCGGGGCCACCAGTCCAGGAGCTGCAAGCCCGAGCACACCGCGGTGTCCTCAAGCACTCCCTTTCAGAGCCGCACGGAGTTCCGCGACAGCTTCCAGCAGTGGCCCGTGTCACTCCCACAGCCACACAAAGCGGCGGAGTACACCAGCCCTACGGCAAATATGGACCTGAGtaccaccacacagaccacTTACATCAAACATAACATCCAACCCTTCGTCTCTGCCAAGCCCTTCTCCAGGCCGACACGCTCCCCCGCCCCCTTCCAGGGCAACACCACCATGAGGGAGGACTTCAAGGTCTGGGAGACCCGCCGCCGGGACGTCATTCGCAAGCCTGAGGAGATGCAGAGGGCCAGCGGAAAGATGGAGGACCTGACCACCTTCAAGGCCCATTTCGTCCAGCACCCACCCCAGACCAACGTCAGCTGCAAGCCTCTCGCCGCGCCCCTGAGAACGGATGTGCCCATGGAGGACGGGACCATGTACCGCACAGAGTTCACCCCCAAGAAGATCAGTGCGTGCCCAGCCAGTTTCACGAGTCCGCCAGGGTTCGTCTTTGATGATACCAATGAAAGTGGTCACAGGTTCTTCCGTAAAGTGGCTTCCCATGAGAAATTGGCTCCAGGCTCCAACATCCAGGCTCCTAATGCCGTGGCTGTGATGTCATAA
- the saxo2 gene encoding stabilizer of axonemal microtubules 2 isoform X2, with protein sequence MWKKSDRTCVVSEYVEKYPAHNSCQPPRSLKPRYEYQGNTGKMEGTTTFRSDFIPYEISQRPRKPKVEYQPNPGEIDLATTYNQDFNPYELQPVVPVRPKERPRAGSTKLDTVPTYKEDFRQWEIQKREIPKPDLSYQPPSTKFGNTTTFQDDFIPRGLVLRESFKPPNIAKQSDAPFEGVTSNQLSYVPHAMEARFVRAPDEYKPSSQPFMGFTTQRHDYQGLRGHQSRSCKPEHTAVSSSTPFQSRTEFRDSFQQWPVSLPQPHKAAEYTSPTANMDLSTTTQTTYIKHNIQPFVSAKPFSRPTRSPAPFQGNTTMREDFKVWETRRRDVIRKPEEMQRASGKMEDLTTFKAHFVQHPPQTNVSCKPLAAPLRTDVPMEDGTMYRTEFTPKKISACPASFTSPPGFVFDDTNESGHRFFRKVASHEKLAPGSNIQAPNAVAVMS encoded by the exons ATGTGGAAGAAAAGCGACAGGACGTGTGTGGTGAGTGAGTACGTGGAGAAGTACCCGGCCCATAACAGCTGCCAGCCCCCCCGCAGCCTCAAGCCCAGGTACGAGTATCAGGGCAACACGGGCAAGATGGAGGGGACGACCACCTTCAG GTCCGATTTCATTCCGTATGAAATCAGCCAGCGTCCCAGGAAGCCCAAGGTGGAGTACCAACCGAACCCAGGTGAAATAGACCTGGCCACCACGTACAACCAGGACTTCAACCCCTATGAGCTGCAGCCAGTGGTACCTGTGCGGCCTAAGGAGCGGCCACGAGCTGGCAGCACCAAACTGGACACGGTGCCCACCTACAAAG AGGACTTTCGTCAGTGGGAAATTCAGAAGCGGGAGATACCCAAACCAGATCTGTCTTACCAGCCACCATCTACGAAGTTTGGGAACACGACAACATTCCAAGACGACTTCATCCCGAGAGGCCTGGTTCTCCGAGAAAGCTTCAAGCCTCCAAACATAGCCAAGCAATCAGATGCTCCTTTTGAGGGCGTGACCAGCAACCAGCTCTCCTACGTGCCCCATGCCATGGAGGCACGCTTTGTCCGAGCCCCAGATGAGTACAAGCCTAGCAGCCAGCCTTTCATGGGCTTCACAACCCAGCGACACGACTACCAGGGCCTGCGGGGCCACCAGTCCAGGAGCTGCAAGCCCGAGCACACCGCGGTGTCCTCAAGCACTCCCTTTCAGAGCCGCACGGAGTTCCGCGACAGCTTCCAGCAGTGGCCCGTGTCACTCCCACAGCCACACAAAGCGGCGGAGTACACCAGCCCTACGGCAAATATGGACCTGAGtaccaccacacagaccacTTACATCAAACATAACATCCAACCCTTCGTCTCTGCCAAGCCCTTCTCCAGGCCGACACGCTCCCCCGCCCCCTTCCAGGGCAACACCACCATGAGGGAGGACTTCAAGGTCTGGGAGACCCGCCGCCGGGACGTCATTCGCAAGCCTGAGGAGATGCAGAGGGCCAGCGGAAAGATGGAGGACCTGACCACCTTCAAGGCCCATTTCGTCCAGCACCCACCCCAGACCAACGTCAGCTGCAAGCCTCTCGCCGCGCCCCTGAGAACGGATGTGCCCATGGAGGACGGGACCATGTACCGCACAGAGTTCACCCCCAAGAAGATCAGTGCGTGCCCAGCCAGTTTCACGAGTCCGCCAGGGTTCGTCTTTGATGATACCAATGAAAGTGGTCACAGGTTCTTCCGTAAAGTGGCTTCCCATGAGAAATTGGCTCCAGGCTCCAACATCCAGGCTCCTAATGCCGTGGCTGTGATGTCATAA